The Girardinichthys multiradiatus isolate DD_20200921_A chromosome 6, DD_fGirMul_XY1, whole genome shotgun sequence genome window below encodes:
- the LOC124869907 gene encoding ras-related protein Rab-8A, which translates to MAKTYDYLFKLLLIGDSGVGKTCVLFRFSEDAFNSTFISTIGIDFKIRTIELDGKKIKLQIWDTAGQERFRTITTAYYRGAMGIMLVYDITNEKSFENIKNWIRNIEEHASSDVEKMVLGNKCDINDKRQVSKDRGEKLALEYGIKFMETSAKANINVENAFLTLARDIKSKMDTKMEANTPQGGSHGVKISEPQKKTSFFRCSLL; encoded by the exons ATGGCGAAAACATAcgattatttgtttaaattactGCTAATCGGGGACTCCGGTGTCGGCAAGACCtgtgtcctcttcaggttttcAGAAGACGCCTTCAACTCAACGTTTATCTCAACAATAG GTATTGATTTCAAGATTAGGACAATAGAGCTTGATGGCAAGAAGATAAAGTTACAGATATG GGATACAGCTGGTCAGGAACGTTTCAGAACAATCACAACCGCCTACTACAGAGGAGCAATG GGCATCATGCTTGTCTACGACATCACAAATGAGAAGTCTTTTGAAAATATCAAAAACTGGATAAGGAACATAGAGGAA CATGCATCATCTGATGTGGAGAAGATGGTTCTTGGCAATAAATGTGACATCAATGACAAGAGGCAGGTGTCCAAAGATAGGGGAGAAAAG cttgCACTAGAGTATGGGATCAAGTTCATGGAGACCAGTGCAAAGGCCAACATCAATGTGGAAAAT GCATTTTTGACACTTGCCAGAGACATCAAATCAAAGATGGACACAAAAATG GAAGCCAACACCCCTCAGGGTGGCAGTCACGGAGTCAAGATCTCAGAACCACAGAAAAAGACCAGTTTCTTCCGCTGCAGCTTACTCTGA